One stretch of Pontiella desulfatans DNA includes these proteins:
- the rpsG gene encoding 30S ribosomal protein S7, producing MARRHRAEKRELIPDPRYNSPVVAYMINCVMERGKKSVAAKIVYGALEDIQAQLKDEDPVHVFTTAIENVSPRLEVKSRRVGGATYQVPLEVKPKRQIALATRWLIAYAGNRKGVPMRKALANEVIDAFKGQGAAIKKRDDTHKMAQANKAFAHYRW from the coding sequence ATGGCCAGAAGACATAGAGCAGAAAAACGCGAGCTGATTCCGGATCCGCGCTACAACAGTCCCGTTGTTGCCTACATGATCAACTGCGTAATGGAACGCGGCAAGAAATCGGTTGCTGCAAAGATTGTATATGGAGCCCTGGAAGATATCCAGGCCCAGCTGAAAGACGAAGATCCGGTGCACGTGTTCACTACCGCCATCGAAAACGTCTCTCCGCGTCTGGAAGTGAAGTCCCGCCGTGTTGGTGGTGCCACCTACCAGGTTCCGCTGGAAGTGAAGCCCAAGCGCCAGATCGCCCTCGCTACCCGCTGGCTGATCGCCTATGCCGGCAACCGCAAAGGCGTACCGATGCGCAAGGCACTGGCGAACGAAGTCATCGACGCGTTCAAGGGCCAGGGCGCCGCCATCAAGAAGCGTGACGACACGCACAAGATGGCCCAGGCCAACAAGGCTTTCGCCCACTACCGCTGGTAA
- the fusA gene encoding elongation factor G: MTKIVNHKKDKAGKGSDSPREAEGRAHALPSVRNIGIIAHIDAGKTTTSERILFYSGKVHKIGEVHDGTATMDWMIQEQERGITITSAATTCFWKNHQINIIDTPGHVDFTVEVERSLRVLDGAVGVFCAVGGVQPQSETVWRQATKYNVPRLAFVNKMDRMGADFLRVLDDMQHKLKAPAVAIQLPIGAAETFSGVVDLIKMRGIIFSEGDMGSKVEYIDIPSELAADAEAYRAELIEKVAEVDEELLEAYMEDADVSEQALVDGLRRATIGNHIVPVLVGSSLKNKGVQPLLDAVVEYLPSPLDVPAVKGISPKNEAELEREASDFEALTGLVFKMATDKFVGKLAFVRIYAGQLKKGMNIYNPRTKKRERIGRLLRLHANHREDVDVLHAGEIGGMVGQKFFTTGDTVCSENDPIVLENIEFPEPVISMAIEPRSTADKDALVAALQDLAEEDPTFHTSIHEETGQTIIQGMGELHLEILKDRLLREYKVQANAGKPMVAYRESVSAKADGNFTFDREIGGEHHFAGLTLQVAPASAGVGNTIEFDVSNKIVPEEFRKGIREGIQDALLTGVLGNFAIIDTKVTVIGGDAHATESSEMAFRSAAVMALRAAVGNASPELLEPIMLLEIETPEEHLGDVMGDLNSRRGRVREIKATNNLQVVQADVPLAEVFGYATSLRSLTKGRASYSMEPQAFEPVPPNMTDAILNR; this comes from the coding sequence ATGACTAAAATCGTGAACCATAAGAAGGACAAGGCAGGAAAGGGCTCGGATTCCCCACGGGAAGCCGAAGGCCGCGCGCATGCCTTGCCGTCGGTTCGCAACATCGGCATCATCGCCCACATCGATGCGGGCAAGACAACCACTTCGGAGCGCATTCTCTTCTACTCGGGCAAGGTCCATAAAATTGGCGAAGTGCACGATGGCACCGCCACCATGGACTGGATGATCCAAGAGCAGGAGCGCGGCATCACGATTACGTCCGCGGCCACCACCTGTTTCTGGAAAAACCACCAGATCAACATCATCGACACCCCCGGCCACGTCGATTTCACCGTAGAGGTTGAGCGCTCGCTTCGCGTCCTTGATGGCGCCGTGGGCGTTTTCTGTGCCGTGGGCGGTGTCCAACCGCAATCCGAGACCGTCTGGCGCCAGGCCACGAAATACAACGTTCCGCGCCTGGCCTTCGTTAACAAGATGGATCGGATGGGTGCCGATTTCCTCCGGGTGCTGGACGACATGCAGCACAAGCTCAAGGCACCCGCCGTTGCGATCCAATTGCCGATCGGCGCCGCCGAAACCTTTTCCGGCGTGGTCGACCTCATCAAGATGCGCGGCATCATCTTCTCCGAAGGCGACATGGGATCGAAGGTCGAATACATCGATATTCCTTCCGAGCTGGCGGCCGACGCCGAAGCCTATCGCGCCGAGCTGATTGAAAAGGTGGCCGAAGTCGATGAGGAGTTGCTCGAAGCCTACATGGAAGACGCCGATGTCTCCGAACAGGCGCTTGTCGACGGTCTCCGCCGTGCAACCATCGGCAACCACATCGTTCCGGTGCTGGTGGGTTCTTCCCTGAAAAACAAGGGCGTGCAGCCCCTGCTCGACGCCGTCGTCGAATATCTGCCTTCCCCGCTCGATGTCCCCGCCGTAAAGGGAATCTCCCCGAAAAACGAAGCGGAGCTCGAGCGCGAAGCCTCCGACTTCGAAGCGCTGACGGGCCTGGTCTTCAAGATGGCCACCGACAAGTTCGTCGGCAAGCTTGCCTTTGTCCGCATCTATGCCGGCCAGCTGAAGAAGGGGATGAACATCTACAACCCGCGTACCAAGAAACGCGAGCGCATCGGCCGCCTCCTGCGCCTGCACGCCAACCACCGCGAAGACGTGGATGTGCTGCATGCCGGCGAAATCGGCGGCATGGTGGGGCAAAAATTCTTTACCACCGGCGACACCGTCTGTTCCGAGAACGATCCGATCGTCCTGGAAAACATCGAGTTCCCGGAACCCGTCATTTCCATGGCCATCGAGCCGCGCAGCACCGCCGACAAGGATGCGCTCGTTGCCGCGCTCCAGGATCTGGCCGAAGAGGACCCCACGTTCCACACCTCGATCCACGAAGAAACCGGCCAGACCATCATCCAAGGCATGGGCGAGCTTCATCTCGAAATCCTCAAAGACCGCCTGCTGCGCGAATACAAGGTGCAGGCGAACGCCGGCAAGCCGATGGTGGCCTACCGCGAAAGCGTCTCCGCCAAGGCCGATGGCAACTTCACGTTCGACCGCGAGATCGGCGGCGAACACCACTTCGCAGGCCTCACGCTACAGGTTGCCCCCGCATCCGCTGGCGTCGGCAACACCATCGAATTCGATGTTTCCAACAAGATCGTCCCCGAGGAATTCCGCAAAGGCATCCGGGAGGGAATCCAGGACGCGCTCCTGACCGGTGTACTCGGTAACTTTGCCATCATCGACACTAAGGTGACGGTGATCGGTGGCGATGCCCATGCCACGGAATCTTCGGAAATGGCCTTCCGCTCCGCCGCCGTCATGGCACTGCGCGCCGCGGTTGGCAATGCCAGTCCCGAGCTGCTTGAGCCCATCATGCTGCTCGAAATCGAAACGCCCGAGGAACATCTTGGCGATGTGATGGGCGATCTCAACAGCCGTCGTGGCCGTGTCCGCGAAATCAAGGCGACCAACAATCTGCAGGTCGTGCAGGCGGATGTTCCGCTTGCCGAAGTTTTCGGATACGCAACCAGTTTGCGTTCCTTAACAAAGGGTAGGGCGAGCTACTCGATGGAACCGCAAGCGTTTGAACCGGTTCCCCCGAATATGACAGACGCTATCCTTAACCGTTAG
- the rpsJ gene encoding 30S ribosomal protein S10, producing the protein MTNQRIRIRLKSFDHRILDVSATEIVETARRTGARVAGPIPLPTRIERFTVNKSPHVNKKAMEQFEIRTHKRLLDIIDPTIKTVDELKKLNLPAGVDITIKI; encoded by the coding sequence ATGACTAATCAAAGAATCAGAATCCGGCTGAAGTCGTTCGATCATCGCATCCTCGACGTATCGGCCACGGAGATCGTCGAGACGGCTCGCCGCACCGGCGCCCGCGTTGCAGGCCCGATTCCGCTGCCGACCCGTATCGAGCGGTTCACGGTGAACAAGAGTCCGCACGTGAACAAGAAAGCCATGGAACAGTTCGAGATCCGCACCCACAAGCGTTTGCTCGACATCATCGATCCCACCATCAAGACGGTTGACGAGCTCAAGAAGCTCAACCTGCCGGCCGGTGTGGACATCACCATTAAAATCTAA
- the rplC gene encoding 50S ribosomal protein L3, with the protein MKGLIGKKLGMTSVYDENGVAVPVTVIEAGPCVVTQLKDSEKDGYKAVQLGYGDQKEQRMTKPALGHLKKAGEAVKSVLREFRIEDADVNVGDEVTAAAFEGVNYVDIVATGKGRGYQGVVKRYGFGGGRASHGGGWVRRTGSIGMCEFPARVFKGKKMPGQMGDKRVTTQNLKIIQVRSEENLILVKGSVPGATGGIVTIKEALKKK; encoded by the coding sequence ATGAAAGGTTTGATTGGAAAGAAACTGGGAATGACCTCCGTCTACGATGAAAATGGCGTTGCCGTTCCCGTAACCGTTATCGAAGCGGGCCCCTGCGTGGTGACCCAGCTCAAGGACAGCGAGAAAGACGGCTACAAGGCCGTGCAGCTCGGCTATGGCGACCAGAAGGAGCAGCGCATGACCAAGCCTGCCCTCGGCCACCTCAAGAAAGCCGGCGAAGCCGTGAAGAGCGTACTGCGCGAATTCCGGATCGAAGATGCCGACGTGAACGTTGGCGACGAAGTTACCGCCGCCGCATTCGAAGGGGTCAACTATGTCGACATCGTTGCCACCGGCAAGGGTCGCGGCTACCAGGGCGTGGTCAAGCGCTACGGTTTCGGCGGCGGTCGTGCATCGCACGGCGGCGGCTGGGTTCGTCGTACCGGCTCGATCGGCATGTGCGAATTTCCGGCACGCGTCTTCAAGGGCAAGAAGATGCCCGGCCAGATGGGCGACAAGCGTGTCACCACCCAGAATCTCAAGATTATCCAGGTTCGTTCCGAGGAAAACCTGATTCTGGTCAAGGGATCGGTTCCGGGCGCCACCGGCGGTATCGTGACGATCAAAGAAGCCCTCAAAAAGAAATAG
- the rplD gene encoding 50S ribosomal protein L4, translating into MSKVALKNVKGESVGDYEVADNLLVLDKGDQAVHEAVVAYNAHQRAGTASTLNKGEVNGSGKKPWKQKGLGRARAGYKQSNVWRGGHAAHGPLPRKYKKKLSKKVTKLAFARAFSAKVDQGDITVIDELSMASPKTKDFAVVLKNLGLDRGALFIVDVTTDNLLLATRNIQRVEVATAQLVNTYQILRYKNVIITKAGMEALEKRLG; encoded by the coding sequence ATGAGCAAAGTAGCTTTGAAAAATGTTAAGGGAGAAAGCGTCGGCGACTACGAAGTTGCGGACAACCTCCTCGTTCTCGACAAGGGCGACCAGGCCGTTCACGAAGCGGTTGTTGCCTACAACGCGCACCAGCGCGCCGGCACCGCCTCCACCCTGAACAAGGGCGAAGTCAACGGTAGCGGCAAGAAGCCCTGGAAGCAGAAGGGCCTCGGCCGCGCACGTGCCGGTTACAAGCAGTCCAACGTTTGGCGTGGCGGACATGCCGCGCACGGCCCGTTGCCGCGCAAGTATAAGAAGAAGCTTTCGAAGAAGGTGACCAAGCTGGCGTTCGCCCGCGCATTCAGCGCGAAGGTGGACCAGGGCGACATCACCGTGATCGACGAGCTGAGCATGGCTTCCCCGAAGACCAAGGACTTCGCCGTTGTGCTGAAGAACCTCGGCCTCGACCGCGGCGCGCTGTTCATCGTTGATGTAACCACCGACAACCTGCTGCTGGCCACACGCAACATCCAGCGCGTCGAAGTGGCCACCGCACAGTTGGTCAACACCTACCAAATCCTGCGCTACAAGAACGTGATCATCACGAAGGCAGGCATGGAAGCGCTCGAGAAGCGCCTCGGATAA
- the rplW gene encoding 50S ribosomal protein L23: MKSSADVIKRILLTEKGTMLSELQNKYLFTVAMDANKVEIKRAVEELFNVRVMAVNTMRRKGKKKRQRTAHFGTTAASKRAVVTLHADDSINLI; encoded by the coding sequence ATGAAAAGTTCAGCCGATGTAATTAAACGTATTTTGTTGACCGAAAAGGGAACCATGCTCTCCGAGCTGCAGAACAAGTATTTGTTCACGGTTGCCATGGATGCCAACAAGGTGGAAATCAAACGAGCCGTCGAAGAGCTCTTCAATGTCCGTGTTATGGCCGTCAATACGATGCGCCGAAAAGGCAAGAAGAAGCGCCAGAGAACGGCTCATTTCGGAACAACCGCCGCCTCCAAGCGTGCAGTTGTTACATTGCATGCAGATGATAGCATTAACCTGATCTAA
- the rplB gene encoding 50S ribosomal protein L2, whose protein sequence is MPLKSHKPYTPSRRHMVLSDFADITKSTPERSLVKAKKSKAGRNSAGRISVRHRGGGHKRRYRVIDFKRDKFGIPAKVAAIEYDPNRSARIALLHYADGEKRYIIAPAKLAVGATLMSGPDAEPALGNALPLGKIPVGMAVHNIELIAGRGGQLVRSAGTSAQLMSCHDEWANVKMPSGEIRMIRTGCLATIGRVGNVEHNNIVMGKAGRKRWLGIRPTVRGVAMNPVDHPMGGGEGRTSGGGHPKSPWGLLAKGKRTRDKHKQTNKYIVERRKK, encoded by the coding sequence ATGCCTTTGAAATCACACAAGCCGTATACACCGAGCCGCCGGCACATGGTGTTGTCGGACTTCGCCGATATCACCAAGAGCACTCCCGAGCGTTCGTTGGTCAAGGCGAAGAAAAGCAAGGCCGGCCGCAACAGCGCGGGACGTATTTCCGTGCGCCACCGCGGGGGCGGGCACAAGCGCCGCTACCGCGTGATCGACTTCAAGCGCGACAAGTTCGGCATTCCCGCCAAAGTTGCCGCGATCGAGTACGATCCCAACCGTTCCGCCCGCATCGCCCTGCTGCACTATGCAGATGGCGAGAAGCGCTACATCATTGCACCGGCGAAACTCGCCGTCGGCGCCACGCTGATGTCCGGTCCGGACGCCGAGCCGGCGCTGGGCAACGCGTTACCGCTGGGTAAGATCCCGGTCGGCATGGCCGTGCACAACATCGAGCTGATCGCCGGTCGCGGCGGGCAGCTGGTTCGTTCCGCGGGCACCTCGGCGCAACTGATGTCCTGCCACGACGAATGGGCCAACGTGAAGATGCCTTCCGGCGAAATCCGGATGATCCGCACTGGCTGCCTGGCCACCATCGGCCGCGTCGGCAACGTTGAGCACAACAACATTGTGATGGGCAAGGCCGGCCGCAAGCGCTGGCTGGGCATCCGCCCGACCGTGCGCGGTGTTGCGATGAACCCGGTTGACCACCCGATGGGCGGTGGTGAAGGCCGTACCTCCGGTGGCGGGCATCCGAAGTCCCCGTGGGGTCTGCTCGCGAAGGGCAAGCGTACTCGCGATAAGCATAAACAGACCAACAAGTATATTGTTGAACGGAGGAAGAAATAA
- the rpsS gene encoding 30S ribosomal protein S19, with product MARSLKKGPYVDLKLVKKVRKMEEGGRKQPIKTWARNSMIVPEFVGQTFNVHNGKVFVPVFVTENMVGHKLGEFSPTRAFRTHGMATEK from the coding sequence ATGGCTCGTTCACTGAAAAAAGGTCCATACGTTGACCTCAAGCTGGTCAAGAAGGTTCGCAAGATGGAAGAGGGCGGTCGCAAGCAGCCCATTAAAACCTGGGCCCGCAATTCCATGATTGTTCCGGAATTCGTTGGCCAAACCTTCAACGTTCATAACGGTAAAGTTTTCGTTCCGGTGTTTGTTACGGAGAATATGGTCGGGCACAAACTGGGTGAATTCTCGCCTACCCGCGCCTTCAGAACCCACGGTATGGCGACGGAGAAATAG
- the rplV gene encoding 50S ribosomal protein L22, which yields MEVSATTKYVRMSPTKARDLANEIKGLPVADALRITEFNARKAAVQIGKTLKSAIANAENNEGLSVDSLFVKNAIVDGGPMMKRFRPRARGMASPIQKKTSHVTVILTDKA from the coding sequence ATGGAAGTGTCAGCAACAACTAAATATGTGCGCATGTCGCCCACCAAGGCCCGCGATCTCGCGAACGAGATCAAAGGACTGCCGGTCGCCGACGCACTGCGCATCACCGAGTTCAATGCTCGCAAGGCTGCCGTACAGATCGGCAAGACCCTCAAGTCGGCGATTGCCAATGCCGAAAACAACGAGGGGTTGTCGGTCGACAGCCTGTTTGTGAAAAACGCCATCGTGGATGGCGGACCGATGATGAAAAGATTCCGTCCGCGTGCCCGGGGCATGGCTAGTCCGATCCAGAAGAAGACCAGCCACGTAACCGTTATTCTAACCGACAAAGCGTAA
- the rpsC gene encoding 30S ribosomal protein S3, with the protein MGQKVNPIGMRLALTKDWRSRWYADKRDFGTMLKEDVDIRKLVSERLKDAAVSDIYIERYANRIRVTIKSARPGLVIGRKGEDIDKLREVLSKKTGKEVYIEIAEVKKPDLDATLVAANVAMQLERRVSHRRAMKRALQMAMENGALGIKILAGGRLNGAEIARSESYKEGKIPLHTLRANIDYGTAEANTVAGIIGIKVWICKESETKA; encoded by the coding sequence GTGGGTCAAAAAGTAAATCCTATTGGAATGAGGCTCGCACTCACCAAAGACTGGCGTTCGCGCTGGTATGCGGACAAGCGCGACTTCGGTACCATGCTCAAGGAAGACGTCGACATCCGCAAACTCGTTTCCGAACGACTGAAGGACGCTGCTGTGTCGGACATCTACATTGAGCGCTATGCAAACCGCATCCGCGTAACCATCAAATCGGCTCGTCCGGGCTTGGTCATCGGCCGCAAGGGCGAAGACATCGACAAGCTGCGCGAAGTGCTCTCGAAGAAGACCGGCAAGGAAGTCTACATCGAGATCGCCGAAGTGAAGAAGCCGGATCTGGACGCCACCCTGGTGGCGGCAAACGTTGCCATGCAGCTCGAGCGCCGTGTTTCGCATCGCCGTGCCATGAAGCGCGCGCTGCAGATGGCCATGGAAAATGGTGCCCTCGGCATCAAGATCCTCGCCGGCGGCCGTTTGAACGGTGCGGAAATCGCCCGTTCCGAGAGCTATAAGGAAGGCAAGATTCCGCTGCACACGCTGCGCGCCAATATCGACTACGGAACCGCGGAAGCGAATACCGTTGCCGGCATCATCGGCATCAAGGTGTGGATCTGCAAGGAATCCGAAACGAAAGCCTAG
- the rplP gene encoding 50S ribosomal protein L16 translates to MPLMPKRVKYRKVQRGSRGGLAQKGNQLAYGEYGLQSLERGWITAIQIEACRVAANRAMKRKGKLWIRIFPDKPITKKPLEVRMGKGKGGVDQWVAVVKPGTMLFELDGVPETLAKECLRLAATKLPLRVRFVQRHAHD, encoded by the coding sequence ATGCCTTTAATGCCGAAACGAGTTAAATACAGGAAGGTCCAGCGCGGTTCCCGCGGCGGTCTCGCCCAGAAGGGCAACCAGCTGGCCTACGGAGAGTATGGTCTCCAGTCCCTCGAGCGTGGATGGATCACCGCGATCCAGATCGAAGCGTGCCGTGTGGCTGCAAACCGTGCCATGAAACGTAAGGGTAAATTGTGGATCCGCATTTTCCCCGACAAGCCAATCACCAAGAAGCCGTTGGAAGTTCGAATGGGTAAAGGTAAGGGTGGGGTCGACCAGTGGGTCGCCGTCGTCAAGCCCGGCACCATGCTTTTCGAACTGGATGGCGTTCCGGAAACGCTGGCAAAGGAGTGTCTGCGCCTTGCAGCCACCAAGTTGCCGCTGCGCGTCCGGTTCGTACAGCGCCACGCTCATGACTAA
- the rpmC gene encoding 50S ribosomal protein L29, whose protein sequence is MKVKEINEMTMEELEVQLADIKKEQFNLKLQQVSGQLENPARMKQLRRTVARIKTIQNQKKVEG, encoded by the coding sequence ATGAAGGTTAAAGAAATTAATGAAATGACGATGGAAGAGCTGGAAGTTCAGCTCGCGGACATCAAGAAGGAGCAGTTCAACCTGAAGCTCCAGCAGGTGTCCGGTCAGCTGGAGAACCCGGCGCGCATGAAACAGCTGCGCCGCACGGTGGCCCGCATCAAGACCATCCAGAACCAAAAGAAAGTTGAAGGGTAA
- the rpsQ gene encoding 30S ribosomal protein S17 gives MENTRHNRKTREGRVVSKSGDKSIVILIERRMRHPLYGKEIRVSKKVHVHDEENKAGVGDVVRVMETRPLSKLKHWRLVDIVSEAAK, from the coding sequence ATGGAAAATACAAGACATAACCGCAAGACCCGCGAGGGCCGCGTTGTCAGCAAGAGCGGCGACAAGTCGATTGTCATTCTGATCGAGCGTCGCATGCGCCACCCGCTGTACGGCAAGGAAATCCGCGTTTCCAAGAAGGTGCATGTGCACGACGAGGAAAACAAGGCCGGTGTCGGCGATGTTGTTCGCGTAATGGAAACCCGTCCGCTGAGCAAGCTGAAGCACTGGCGCCTGGTGGATATTGTTTCGGAAGCTGCGAAATAA
- the rplN gene encoding 50S ribosomal protein L14 yields the protein MIQENTRLKVADNSGARSVMCIRVLGTKSKIARVGDVIRVSVKEAQPNGVVKKGDLCKAVVVRTKSTIRRQDGSCLRFDGNAAVIIDDNKNPRGTRIFGPVARELRDNDFMKVVSLAPEVL from the coding sequence ATGATTCAAGAGAATACACGTTTGAAGGTTGCGGATAATTCCGGTGCGCGTTCGGTGATGTGCATCCGCGTACTCGGCACGAAGAGTAAGATTGCCCGTGTGGGCGATGTTATCCGCGTCTCGGTCAAGGAAGCGCAACCGAACGGTGTGGTGAAGAAGGGCGACCTCTGCAAGGCGGTCGTGGTTCGCACCAAGAGCACCATTCGCCGTCAGGATGGCAGTTGCCTCCGTTTCGATGGAAACGCAGCGGTCATCATCGACGACAACAAAAACCCGCGCGGCACCCGTATTTTCGGGCCGGTCGCCCGCGAGCTTCGCGACAACGACTTCATGAAGGTCGTGTCGCTGGCTCCGGAAGTACTGTAA
- the rplX gene encoding 50S ribosomal protein L24, translating into MSKAKIKKGDTVTVIAGDEKGKSGKVLQVLPENGRILIEGINFVKKHMQKSEDNPQGGVVEREAPIAISNVKVSA; encoded by the coding sequence ATGAGCAAAGCCAAAATCAAGAAGGGCGACACCGTTACGGTTATCGCCGGTGATGAAAAAGGCAAGTCGGGCAAAGTCCTTCAGGTGCTTCCGGAAAACGGACGCATCCTTATCGAGGGAATCAACTTTGTGAAGAAACATATGCAGAAGAGCGAGGACAACCCGCAGGGTGGAGTCGTGGAGCGTGAAGCTCCGATCGCGATTTCCAATGTGAAGGTATCCGCTTAA
- the rplE gene encoding 50S ribosomal protein L5, which translates to MAPTLKTKYKDAVAPKLMESQGYSSKMQVPAIKKIVLNLCVSVDHDRDTLTALAEDLGKITGQKAVITKAKKSVSNFKLREGMSIGARVTLRGDRMYEFMDRLVNVTLPRIRDFRGIPGNSFDGQGNYSMGLQEQTVFPEIDPDKVKKTHGMDITFVTSATRDDEARELLSLMGMPFKTGNE; encoded by the coding sequence ATGGCCCCAACACTGAAAACCAAATATAAAGACGCAGTCGCCCCCAAGCTCATGGAGAGCCAGGGCTACAGCAGCAAAATGCAGGTTCCCGCAATCAAGAAGATCGTACTGAACCTCTGTGTCTCGGTTGACCACGACCGCGACACGCTGACCGCACTCGCCGAAGACCTCGGCAAGATCACGGGTCAGAAGGCCGTTATTACCAAGGCCAAGAAATCAGTATCGAACTTTAAGTTGCGAGAAGGAATGTCCATCGGCGCACGGGTTACGCTCCGCGGCGATCGGATGTATGAATTCATGGATCGCCTGGTCAACGTTACGCTTCCGCGTATCCGCGACTTCCGCGGCATCCCCGGCAACTCGTTCGACGGGCAGGGCAACTACTCGATGGGTCTTCAAGAACAGACCGTGTTCCCTGAAATCGACCCGGACAAGGTGAAGAAGACCCACGGCATGGATATTACCTTCGTGACTTCCGCCACCAGGGACGACGAAGCAAGAGAACTGCTTTCCCTGATGGGCATGCCGTTCAAAACGGGCAACGAATAG
- the rpsH gene encoding 30S ribosomal protein S8 produces the protein MVLTDPIADMLTRIRNANMAEKHVVGMPHSKMKSEIARILKAEGFIKDYTMENDGGKSVLNVFLKYTTDREPVIQGLRRISKPSCRKYANSEEVPRVLGGIGMAILSTSSGVMTDVEAREKKIGGEVLCYVW, from the coding sequence ATGGTTTTAACAGATCCAATCGCTGACATGTTGACCCGTATCCGCAATGCGAATATGGCCGAGAAGCACGTTGTTGGAATGCCGCACTCCAAAATGAAGAGCGAGATTGCACGCATCCTCAAGGCCGAAGGGTTCATCAAGGACTACACGATGGAAAACGACGGCGGGAAATCCGTCCTCAACGTTTTCCTTAAATATACGACGGACCGCGAGCCGGTCATCCAGGGGCTTCGCCGCATCAGCAAGCCAAGCTGCCGCAAGTATGCCAACTCCGAAGAAGTGCCGCGCGTTTTGGGCGGCATCGGAATGGCGATCCTGAGCACGTCTTCGGGCGTCATGACCGACGTCGAAGCTCGCGAAAAGAAGATCGGGGGCGAAGTCCTCTGCTACGTTTGGTAG
- the rplF gene encoding 50S ribosomal protein L6: MSRIGKQPILIPGGVTAEVSGQTVTVKGAKGECTYTAPACIAVAVEGSSVVVTRNDDSKFGKAMFGTVRSLVSNMVVGVSQGYKKDLIIEGVGYKAVMKGQEIVLSLGFSHDINYSIPDGITVDVKDNTKVSVEGIDKQLVGQVAARIRDYSPAEPYKGKGVRYSDEQIRRKEGKAVA, encoded by the coding sequence ATGTCAAGAATAGGTAAACAACCCATTTTGATCCCCGGCGGTGTGACCGCCGAAGTCAGCGGCCAGACCGTGACGGTCAAGGGCGCGAAGGGCGAATGCACCTACACGGCCCCCGCGTGCATCGCGGTGGCTGTTGAGGGCAGCAGCGTAGTTGTAACCCGCAACGACGATTCCAAGTTCGGCAAGGCGATGTTCGGCACCGTCCGCAGCCTGGTCAGCAACATGGTCGTCGGCGTGAGCCAAGGCTACAAGAAAGATCTGATCATCGAAGGCGTCGGCTACAAGGCCGTGATGAAGGGCCAGGAAATCGTCCTGTCGCTGGGATTCTCGCACGACATCAACTATTCGATTCCGGACGGCATCACGGTGGATGTGAAAGACAACACCAAGGTTTCCGTCGAAGGCATCGACAAGCAGCTGGTTGGCCAAGTGGCGGCACGCATCCGCGACTACTCGCCGGCCGAGCCGTACAAGGGCAAGGGCGTACGCTACTCCGATGAGCAGATTCGCCGCAAGGAAGGTAAGGCGGTTGCATAA
- the rplR gene encoding 50S ribosomal protein L18, producing the protein MMATKSKKDLRTRRHLRVRNKIAGTAERPRMAVFRSNTRLEVQFIDDDARLTLCGVSSKGKNAEAAKELGAKAAEAAKGKGIETVVFDRGGFAFGSNLKALADSAREAGLKF; encoded by the coding sequence ATAATGGCTACTAAAAGCAAAAAAGATCTGAGAACCCGTCGCCACCTCCGTGTGCGCAACAAGATTGCAGGAACCGCCGAGCGTCCGCGCATGGCGGTCTTCCGCTCGAACACGCGGCTCGAGGTGCAGTTTATCGATGACGACGCACGGCTGACGCTGTGCGGCGTGTCCTCCAAGGGCAAGAACGCCGAGGCTGCCAAGGAACTTGGCGCCAAGGCCGCCGAAGCCGCCAAGGGCAAGGGCATCGAGACTGTTGTTTTCGACCGGGGCGGTTTCGCCTTCGGTTCCAACCTCAAGGCGCTGGCCGATAGTGCTCGCGAAGCCGGACTTAAATTCTAG